The sequence CCATTATCAACCACCTGCAGGATAGCTGTCTGCGTATCGGTATCCTGGGATACACACACCTCAATCTCACCACCATCGTAGGTGTACTTGAAGGCGTTCGAGAGCAGATTGTCGACCACCTTATCGATGGCCTTACGATCGAACCACACACTGAGTTTATCGAGCGTAGGTGCATAACGGAAGTTGATATGACGCTCGTTGGCAGTATATTCGTACGACTTGAGCAGGTTGCCAACATACTGCACCATATCGGTTTCCTGGCATTGCAGCTTCATCTGCTGGCGGTCCATCTTACGGATATCAAGTATCTGGTTCACCAGATTCTGCACGCGCTGGGCGTTATGCTCGATGGTCTTCAGCTCGTTGGTTACCTCTGGGTCGAAGTCGCGCTTCAGCAGTTTGTGCAGCGGACTCATGATGAGCGTCAGTGGCGAGCGGATATCGTGGGTGGCGTTGATGAGGAACTTCATCTTATCCTCGTCCAACTCCTGGCGACGACGACGAACATAGCCCCAAACCAAGGTGCCAAGTGTCAGCAGTCCTATACATATATATATAATGTACGCCCACGAGGATCTGTACCAAGGTGCATGCACAATAATGTGGTAGATCTCGGTATCAGAATATATACCGTTGTCGTAGGCTCTCACCTCGAGGATATACGAACCGGGCTGCAGGTGGGTAAACGATACCACGTTACGACCTACTTCGGTTTGTCCCCACTCGCGGTTGCCGTTCAATCGGTACTCGTAAATCACGTTCTCGGCATTGGCAAAGTTGAGCGACGAGAACTCCAACGCAAAGGTGTTGTCGATGAAATCGAGCTCGATGCGCTTGGTGCTGGGACGTGCTACACCGCCTACATAGATGCCTGTAAGCAGCACTTTGCCTATTTCGGAATTCTTTATCTGCAGGTCGGCAGGATTAAACGAGGTGATACCATCGCTGAAGCCGAACCAGATGCGACCATCGTGGGTGCGCATAGCTGTACCGCTGACATACTCACGACTGGCCAGACCATTACCGTAAAGATAGCTCACAAACTGCTGGTCGGCATGTTTGTACTGCCAAAGTCCCATGGTAGTACTGATCCATAAGTCGCCAGCCTGATCCTGGATGATACCGTTCACCACCTTGTTGCTCAGCACTTCGGCATCGGGGAACGGTTTGGCTTTTTTCTCCTTTTCATCGTAATAATACAAACCGGAATAGGTGCCAAACAGTATCTTGTGGTCGTGGGTTTCGCAGACTGATTCGATGGTGTTATAATCAAGCAGCACCTCCCAGCCGTACGAACGGAAGCTGTCTTCGGCAGGGTCGTAGCAGTTAATACCCGAAGCCGAACAAATCCAGAGCTTACCACGACTGTCAACCAGCAGTTCTCTGATCCAGTCGTTATGCAGTCGACCTTTCGGTCCGTCGCCATCGTACATACTGAAATGGCGCAATTCATCGGTATTGGTATCGTACGAAAAGAAACCCGCCGAATAAACCGAGAAGAAGAGTTTGCCCTTTCCATCGTCGGTAATCGAGTTAACAAAGCCGCTCTTGAACGATGTCTTAAGCTGATACTGTCCGGTAAGAGGGTTGTAGGCATAAAGCCCTGCGTTGGTACCAAGCCAATAACGGCCCATTCCATCGCGGTATATCACATACGTACCATCGGGCGAGGCTGGATGAGCCACCAAGCGACCCGCAGCATCAAATCCGAATACACCGTTATTCTGTACAGCACACCAGGTCATACCGTTGTCGCCAGCACAGATAGAACTGAGCGAACCGCCTGTACTCAGGTGCTGATCGATGAACTTCCACGAACGGAAAGGCGACTGGTGCTGGGGAATGAGCAGCAGACCGCGACTCTGACAACCAATCCACAGGTTCTCCTGATTATCCTCGAACAGCGCCCAGATAGTAGCTGTGTTCAAATCCAACGAGGCATTCTGGAACTCATAGCGGCGCATACGTCGCTCGCCACGAGGCACCCACCACAGACCATCGCCCATGGTGCCGATATACAGGTTGCCAGCCTTGTCGCACTTGGCGGTACGCAACACCAAGTCCTTACCACGCATCTCGCCTGGGTCGATATAATCGGATGTCAGCTGTCCGTTGCGATAGTAAAGCAGTCCGTGATTGCACACTATCAGCACACCGCCCTCGTAACCTACAAAACCGGTTACCATACCGTAAGGCGACAGCAGCTCCTCGATCTTACCTTTGGGCGAACGGCGGATAATGGAATTACCATGACCCGATTTCCAGAAATAGCCCTTTTGATCGATAAAAATATAACTAAAATAGTTTTTATCTGCCTTGGCGTAGCCCTCAACACGCTGCGAGTTGTTGTTGCGGGTATCTACTCTGAAGAGTCCGTAACCGGCAGTACCAATCAGCAGGTGGTTGGCATCTTCCTGAATGATGGCATTGATACGAGGTGTGCTGGTGGCACCTTTCATCTCAACCGAGATAAACTGGTTGGTAACAGGATCGAAGCGGTCGAGACCCAACTGGGTACCCACCCAGAGAGTGCCGTTCACATCCTCGAACAGAT is a genomic window of Xylanibacter ruminicola 23 containing:
- a CDS encoding hybrid sensor histidine kinase/response regulator transcription factor, with the translated sequence MFRYLLLTLLSTFTLLSSGQSHFYTSEKLSSNQITQICQDKDGYIWIGTEYGLNKYDGYRFTNYLHEKGNPNTVSSNVISYLFEDVNGTLWVGTQLGLDRFDPVTNQFISVEMKGATSTPRINAIIQEDANHLLIGTAGYGLFRVDTRNNNSQRVEGYAKADKNYFSYIFIDQKGYFWKSGHGNSIIRRSPKGKIEELLSPYGMVTGFVGYEGGVLIVCNHGLLYYRNGQLTSDYIDPGEMRGKDLVLRTAKCDKAGNLYIGTMGDGLWWVPRGERRMRRYEFQNASLDLNTATIWALFEDNQENLWIGCQSRGLLLIPQHQSPFRSWKFIDQHLSTGGSLSSICAGDNGMTWCAVQNNGVFGFDAAGRLVAHPASPDGTYVIYRDGMGRYWLGTNAGLYAYNPLTGQYQLKTSFKSGFVNSITDDGKGKLFFSVYSAGFFSYDTNTDELRHFSMYDGDGPKGRLHNDWIRELLVDSRGKLWICSASGINCYDPAEDSFRSYGWEVLLDYNTIESVCETHDHKILFGTYSGLYYYDEKEKKAKPFPDAEVLSNKVVNGIIQDQAGDLWISTTMGLWQYKHADQQFVSYLYGNGLASREYVSGTAMRTHDGRIWFGFSDGITSFNPADLQIKNSEIGKVLLTGIYVGGVARPSTKRIELDFIDNTFALEFSSLNFANAENVIYEYRLNGNREWGQTEVGRNVVSFTHLQPGSYILEVRAYDNGIYSDTEIYHIIVHAPWYRSSWAYIIYICIGLLTLGTLVWGYVRRRRQELDEDKMKFLINATHDIRSPLTLIMSPLHKLLKRDFDPEVTNELKTIEHNAQRVQNLVNQILDIRKMDRQQMKLQCQETDMVQYVGNLLKSYEYTANERHINFRYAPTLDKLSVWFDRKAIDKVVDNLLSNAFKYTYDGGEIEVCVSQDTDTQTAILQVVDNGMGIKGDPRKLFDRFYQGASSRSMHIEGTGIGLNLCKMVVEMHHGTIEAANRSDEQGSVFTVHLPLGCEHLKEEELLKVEEKEKTTRQRSQYSYQVLIVDDDEEIGRYIAQELGCYYHITPVTSGREALRLLLSESEKQFDLVVSDVMMPEMDGFTLLRMIKTNMNLNHIPVVMLTSKAAVANRLEGLEKGADAFLAKPFDMDELHMVINNLISTNLRLKGKYSGLQQPKDKIEEKPIKGNDELLMERVLKEVNEHLDDNDFSVEMLAKGVGISRAQLHRKMKELTGIPVSEFIRNIRLEQAVRLLEEQKINVTQVAYSVGFSNLAHFSTVFRKQFGVSPTEYIEQKGLKNPG